One window from the genome of Oceanisphaera sp. IT1-181 encodes:
- a CDS encoding LapA family protein: protein MKIIIGLIILAILFAVGITLGTQNDQLVQVNYLLAQGEYRLSSLLAVIFVAGFVIGWLVFSLVLLRLKMNNKGLHKKVERQQRELAELRALPIKD from the coding sequence GTGAAGATAATTATTGGCCTCATTATTTTAGCCATATTGTTTGCCGTGGGCATTACACTCGGTACCCAAAACGATCAGCTGGTTCAGGTTAACTACCTGCTAGCACAAGGCGAATATCGTCTTTCTTCATTATTGGCAGTTATTTTTGTTGCGGGCTTTGTTATTGGCTGGCTGGTATTTAGTTTGGTGTTACTGCGCCTTAAGATGAACAACAAAGGTTTGCATAAAAAAGTTGAGCGCCAACAAAGAGAGTTAGCGGAGCTTAGGGCCTTGCCCATTAAGGATTAA
- the pyrF gene encoding orotidine-5'-phosphate decarboxylase, with amino-acid sequence MQTSTHNDPKILIALDYADQSSALALVAQLDPAYCRLKVGKEMFTLFGPEFVRTLVQSGFDVFLDLKFHDIPNTVAKAVAAAAELGVWMVNVHASGGARMMSAARDALLPYGDKAPLLIAVTVLTSMTDDELTQIGILRSPAEQVLALARLTRDAGLDGVVCSAQEASLLKAELGSDFKLITPGIRPAGSAAGDQHRIMTPEQALAAGSDYLVIGRPITQAADPAQVLAAINDACNYGQSE; translated from the coding sequence ATGCAAACTTCCACCCACAACGATCCTAAAATTCTGATTGCCCTCGATTATGCGGATCAATCATCAGCATTAGCGCTAGTTGCACAATTGGATCCTGCTTATTGTCGCCTAAAAGTAGGTAAAGAAATGTTTACCTTATTTGGGCCTGAGTTTGTGCGCACCTTAGTACAGTCAGGGTTTGATGTATTTTTGGATCTTAAATTTCATGATATTCCTAATACAGTCGCAAAAGCCGTAGCGGCGGCGGCTGAGTTAGGCGTGTGGATGGTAAACGTGCATGCCAGTGGCGGTGCGCGCATGATGAGCGCGGCGCGTGACGCCTTATTGCCTTATGGCGATAAGGCTCCTTTGTTAATCGCAGTGACCGTGCTGACCAGCATGACGGATGATGAGCTGACTCAAATAGGCATATTGCGCTCGCCAGCAGAGCAGGTATTGGCCTTGGCACGTTTAACGCGAGATGCCGGCTTAGATGGGGTAGTGTGCTCTGCTCAAGAAGCCAGCTTATTAAAAGCTGAGCTTGGCTCAGACTTTAAGTTGATCACACCCGGTATTCGCCCCGCCGGCAGTGCTGCAGGCGATCAACACCGTATTATGACGCCAGAGCAAGCCTTAGCGGCAGGCAGTGATTATTTGGTGATAGGACGGCCTATTACGCAAGCGGCCGATCCTGCTCAGGTGTTGGCGGCAATAAACGATGCATGTAATTACGGCCAGTCAGAATAA
- the lapB gene encoding lipopolysaccharide assembly protein LapB: protein MLELLFLLLPVAAAYGWYMGRRGVRQDAQKKSNHFSRQYVAGLNFLLSDEPDKAVDLFIQLLQVDSETIETHLALGNLFRSRGEVDRAIRIHQNLVARPNLLWEQRHLAMLELARDFLAAGLLDRAEHILLELKSDPDYQEEALDLLLVIYQQLKDWEHAIVIAERLKKRQGLKALTLIGHFHCELAELQWRKQDAKGAISQLKKALKADSGCVRANIRLGALYMQQQLWSQALVHLLQVTEQDAGFMSEVLRPLQQCYQQLDNEAEFVRQLHLWVGEDSGASAVLMLSDYVAEGQGSLAAEQMVLSQLQRHPTMKGFHRLMSYQTHNAEQGRARESLNMLSNLVAEQMKLKPSHQCSQCGFSTRSLFWQCPSCKQWGSIRPVRGLDGE from the coding sequence ATGCTGGAACTGTTATTTCTGCTTCTACCCGTCGCGGCGGCTTATGGCTGGTACATGGGGCGCAGAGGAGTTCGGCAGGATGCTCAAAAAAAATCCAATCATTTTTCCCGGCAATACGTTGCCGGGTTAAATTTCTTGCTGTCTGATGAACCGGACAAAGCCGTTGACCTTTTTATTCAGCTGTTGCAAGTTGACAGTGAAACCATAGAAACCCACCTTGCCCTCGGTAACCTGTTTCGGTCCCGAGGTGAAGTTGATCGCGCAATTCGCATTCATCAAAACTTAGTGGCACGGCCTAATCTTTTGTGGGAGCAACGCCATTTAGCGATGCTGGAATTAGCGCGCGACTTCTTAGCCGCCGGTTTGTTAGACAGAGCCGAGCATATTTTATTAGAGCTAAAAAGCGACCCAGATTATCAAGAAGAAGCCTTAGACTTGCTGTTAGTTATCTATCAGCAGCTTAAAGATTGGGAACACGCCATTGTCATTGCAGAGCGTTTAAAAAAGCGCCAAGGATTAAAAGCGCTTACGCTGATTGGTCATTTTCATTGTGAACTTGCAGAGCTGCAATGGCGCAAACAAGACGCTAAAGGTGCCATTAGTCAGTTAAAAAAAGCGCTCAAGGCCGACTCCGGATGCGTAAGAGCCAACATACGGCTAGGCGCGCTTTATATGCAGCAGCAACTTTGGTCTCAGGCTCTTGTGCACCTGCTACAAGTCACCGAGCAAGATGCGGGCTTTATGAGTGAGGTATTGCGCCCATTGCAGCAGTGTTATCAGCAATTAGATAATGAAGCCGAGTTTGTGCGCCAGTTGCATTTGTGGGTTGGCGAAGACAGTGGTGCCAGTGCGGTATTAATGCTGTCCGATTATGTAGCAGAGGGCCAAGGCTCCCTCGCGGCGGAGCAAATGGTGTTATCGCAATTACAACGCCATCCGACCATGAAAGGCTTTCATCGCTTAATGTCTTATCAAACCCATAATGCGGAGCAAGGGCGGGCGCGTGAAAGCTTAAATATGCTCAGTAATTTGGTCGCAGAACAAATGAAATTAAAACCCAGCCATCAATGTAGCCAGTGCGGATTTTCAACGCGCTCTTTATTTTGGCAATGCCCATCTTGTAAACAATGGGGCAGCATTAGACCCGTACGTGGTTTAGATGGGGAGTAA